A window from Campylobacter concisus encodes these proteins:
- a CDS encoding copper chaperone PCu(A)C, translating into MKKIVFGAMLAASALMAADISLENVRARDTKPGTNNSAIFMDIKNASNSDVKLIGAHSSVCKSTEIHTHKMNDGMMAMVQIEDAVIPKKGETKLAPGGLHIMLMDLNKPLKDGDKVDLELKFSNGESIKLDNIGVTKNFK; encoded by the coding sequence GATGCTTGCAGCTTCTGCTCTTATGGCGGCTGATATCAGCCTAGAAAATGTTAGAGCTAGAGATACAAAACCTGGCACAAACAATAGTGCAATTTTTATGGATATAAAAAATGCTTCAAATTCTGATGTAAAGCTTATTGGCGCTCACTCAAGCGTTTGCAAAAGTACAGAAATTCATACACACAAAATGAATGATGGCATGATGGCTATGGTTCAAATCGAAGATGCAGTGATCCCAAAAAAAGGTGAAACAAAACTAGCTCCTGGCGGTTTACACATTATGCTTATGGATCTAAATAAACCATTAAAAGATGGTGATAAAGTTGATTTAGAGCTAAAATTTAGCAATGGCGAGAGCATAAAGCTTGATAATATTGGAGTAACTAAAAACTTTAAATAA